The window GCGTTCGCCGCGGTTGGCGCAGCAGTTGGTGCAGCCTTCGGCGAAGCCGTAGTCGCCTGCGGCTTTTCGCCGCCGCCGACGGGCTTCTTCTTGTGTACCGTCGGGGAGACGATGGCCATCATCGTCTTCCCTTCCATTTTCGGGGCCGACTCCACCTTCGCGATGTCGGCGATCGCTTCCACGATGTGCTTAAGGACCTCGAAGCCGCTCTGAGAGGCGTAGGCGAGTTCCCGCCCGCGGAACCGGACGGTCACCTTGACCTTGTCGCCCTCCTCGAGGAAGCGGCGGATATGTTTGAGCTTCGTGTTCAGGTCGTGCTCTTCCGTCTTGGGCCGGACCTTGATCTCCTTGACCTGGATGACGGTCTGCTTCTTCCTCGCCTCCTGCTCCCGCTTGCTCGTGATGTACTTGAACTTGCCGAAATCCATGATCCGGCAAACCGGAGGTACGGCCATGGGGGCCACTTCGACAAGGTCGAGGTCCTGGGCCCTCGCGTTCTGAAGCGCCTCCGACGTTTTCACGACACCCAACTGCTCCCCTTCCGGGCCCACGAGTCGGACTTCCGGTACCTGGATCTGCTCGTTGATTCTGGATTCCTTGGCGATGACGTCCTCCTTTACTCCGTCCGGTTGACCGCTTCCCCGCGAAGGCGTTCGATGAACGCCTCGATCGGCATGGGGGGCAGCTGCTCCCCTCCACGCCGGCGCGGGGAGACCATTTGCGCTTCCGCCTCGCGCTCGCCCACGACGAGCGCGTATGGAACCTTGTTTACCTGGGATTCGCGGATCTTGTATCCCAGCTTCTCATTGCGGTAATCGCCCTCCGCGCGGAACCCGCCGGCGCGAAGCCTCGCGACGACCTCCCCCGCGAACGCGTTCTGCTTCTCCGTCACCGGGACGACATCGGCCTGCACCGGTGCGAGCCATACCGGGAAGGCTCCCGCGTAATGCTCCACCAGGACGCCGAAGAACCGCTCCAGCGAACCCATCAGGGCGCGGTGGATCATGATCGCGCGCCGCGGGGTGCCGTCGTCCGCGACATACGTCGCGTCGAATCGCTCGGGGTTGTTGAAATCGACCTGGATCGTGGAGCATTGCCAGGATCGCCCGAGCATGTCCTTGATCTTGATGTCGATCTTCGGCCCGTAGAATACGCCTTCCCCCGGATCGACCTCGAAGGGAAGGCCCTTCCGCTCGAGTGCCTTCCGCAGCGCGGTCTCGGCGAGTTCCCACTGGTCAAGCTCCCCGGCGTATTTCTCCGGGCGGGTGGAAAGGTAGACGTCGTACCGCTCGAACCCGAACGATCGCAGCACGAAGAGCGTGAAGTCGAGAAGGGTGAAGATCTCCTCGTCCAACTGGTCCGGGCGCAGGAACAGGTGCGCATCGTCCTGGGTGAACCCCCGCACGCGGAGCAGCCCGTGCAGCGTCCCGGACGGCTCGTACCGATACACCGTGCCCAGTTCCGCGTATCGGATCGGAAGATCGCGGTACGACCGCATGCGCGATTTGTAGATCTGGATGTGGAACGGGCAGTTCATCGGCTTCAGCTGGTATTCCTGCCCCTCGATGTCGATCGGGGAGAACATCGCCTGCCGGTAGAAATCCGTATGGCCGCTGATCCGCCAAAGGTCGAGGCGCGCGATGTGCGGCGAAAAGACCAGGTCGTACCCGGCCTTCGCGTGCTCGTCCCGCCAGAAATCCTCCATGACCCGGCGGACGACCGATCCCTTCGGGTGCCACAGGATCAGCCCCGGCCCGATGTCGTCCGTCACGCTGAACAGGTCGAGCTCCCTGCCGATCTTCCGATGGTCGCGCTTCTTGATCTCCTCGAGGATCCGCAGGTGCTCGTCGAGATCTTTTTTCGAGGCGAAGGCGACCCCGTAGATCCGCGTGAGCATCCGGTTCTTCGAATCGCCGCGCCAGTACGCCCCGGCGGTGTTCATGAGATGGAACGCACCGATCCGCCCCGTCCCCGGCACGTGGGGTCCCCGGCACAGGTCGAGGAAGTTTCCCATCCGGTAGAGGGAAACGGTCGAGTCGGGGATGTCGGCGAGCAACTCCTCCTTGTACGGCTCCCCGGGGAACAAGGCGCGCGCCTGTTCCTTCGTCGCCTCTTCACGGACGAACGGACGATCGGCCTTGACGATCTCCCGCATCCGCTCCTCGATCCGAACGAGGTCCTCGGGGGTGAACGGCGTCTCGACGTCGAAGTCGTAATAGAACCCGTTTTCGATGGCAGGACCGATCGTGATCAGCGCCCCAGGGAAGAGTTCCTTGACGGCGGCGGCCATGACGTGCGCCGTGCTGTGGCGGAGGATCTCCACGCCGTCCGCATCGGACGGAAGGACCCATTCCACCTGCGCCCCGTCGGGAAGCGTGCTCGAGAGGTCCTTCACCACGCCGTCCACCCTGGCGGCGATCGCGACCTTCGCCTTCCCTTCTTTCCTGGCCAGCTCGAAAAGCGTCATTCCGGCGCGTACTCCTTGCGAAATTCAAACAAAAAAAACTCCCCGCGCACTAACGGCACGGTGACGTGCCTTCCGTGATGCGCGTCGTTCGGGGGGGAGAAATGGTGGGCGATACTGGACTTGAACCAGTGACCCCCTGCATGTCAAGCAGGTACTCTAACCATCTGAGCTAATCGCCCATCCCTCCGATCAGGATCCATAAACTTACCGGCTGCGGAAGGAAATGTCAATGATATTCCGGTCGGTTCCGTGAATAGACGGCGTCGAGGAACCCCCTGGGCGTCGGCTCGAAGAGAACGACCGGAGCGCCGGTCCGCCGGGAGACCTCCTCCGGGGAGAGCCCGTCCAGGAACAGGTCCCCCGCATCCCGAAGGGTGACGGAAGGGATGTACAGCGTTCCGCGGACCTTCCCCCGGACGGCGGACGCGATGTCGTTTCCGCCGAGCAGTCCGGTCACGGTAACGCTTTCCCCCATCAGGTGGTTGACGACCGCCGCCGGAGCGAACCGCGTCCCCGCGCGGGAAGAGAATTCCCCAAGGAAACCGGCGACAAGGCGCGATGCGGAACGGCCCGTCACGACGGTCCCCCCGGAGGCGCCTTCCGGCCACCGATTCCTCCGGAACAGGGAGGCCGCCTCGTCCAGGAACCGCCGGACCAGCCCCACGCCGTTTTCGATCTGCGCGAACGATCCGTACGACCTGCGGCCGGGAACATCCCGTCCCGCCAACAGGTAATATTCGTCGGCGGCGACCGCGAACGGCTCCCCGTCCGCGCTTTTCCCGGGTCCCCTGCCCAGCGCACGCAGCAGGTCGAGCGTCTCCCGCGCCTGGCCTCGGGTGACCGGGCGCAACGGCGGCAGTCCGGCCCGATGGGACGTGAGCCCCACCGGGACCACCGCCACCGTTCGAAGCCCGGGACGCAGGCCGGAGAGTTCCCGGAGGCTCCGTTCGAGCTCCGCGCCGTCGTTGATGCCGGGGCAGACGACGATCTGCCCGTGGAGGACGATGCCGGCGCGGATCAGACGCCGCATCACGCGCATCACGTCGGCCGCCCGCGGGTTCCCCAGCATCCGCCGACGCAGGTCCGGGTCGGTCGTGTGGATCGATACGTACAGCGGCGAAAGACGGTAACGGACGATTTTCTCCGCCTCCGCTTCGGAAAGGTCCGAAAAGGTGACGTATTGCCCGTGCAGGAAGGAGAGGCGTACATCCTCGTCCTTCACGTAAAGGGTGCGCCGAAGCCCCTTCGGCAACTGGTGGACGAAGCAGAACATGCAACGGTTGCGGCAACGCCGGACGCGGATCGGCTCCGGCGATATTCCCGGGGCCTCCCCCCCGAGGCGAAACCGCCCGGTTCGCTCCGCCCCCGAAGCGTCCCGCCACGCGAGGGTGAAGCGGTTCCTCGAAGTGAGGAAATGGAGATCGAGAAGGTCCTCCACCGGCCGCCCGGACACGGAGAGAATCCGGTCCCCGCGGACGATCCCGGCCCGCGCGGCGGGAGATCCCTGCGACACGGACTCGACGCCGACGCCGATCCATGACGACCCCTCCCCTGCGACCTCACGCATCGGAAAGCTTACGGATGCCGATATACAGGTACTGGAGCCCGGAGATGACCGTCGTGGAAGCGCACAGCATCGTCACGGCCCGGGACGGAAGGGACCGAGATCCCGCCTCCAGCGCCATCGCCTCCGCGGGGAAAGCCGCAACCGCGAGGAAGTAGATGACCGTCAGGATCTGGACGGCCGTGTTCGCCTTGCTGAGCGCCGTCGGCCGGATGTCGCTCGTATCGAGCAGGAGGAGATAGAGGAAGCTCCCGACGATGATGAAGATGTCCCGGCTGATCACCATTACGGCGAGCCGCAGGGGGACGATGTGGACATAGGAGAGGACGATGAAGGCGGTCGCCATCAGCAGCTTGTCGGCGATCGGGTCGAGGAGCGCCCCGACCAGCGTCCGCTGCCGCAGCCATCGGGCCAGCAGGCCGTCGAGAGCGTCGGTCACCCCGCAGACGGCGAACACCAGCAGCGCCGCCTTCCCCCTGCCGGAGATCAGCAGGTAGGCGAAGTACGGGACCAGGAGGACCCGCGCCGCCGTCAGCCCGTTGGCGAAGTTGATCAGGCGGGCTTCGTCGAACCGATCTCTTGCGGACGGTGGAACCATAGCTCCCTTTCGACCTGGGTCAGCAACTCCGGAATCCCCTCCCCCGACTTCGCGGATATCGACAGCGCCCCTTCCTGCGGGGGCGAACCGGGGAGGCAAAGGTCGCGCTTGTTCATCAGGAGGATGACCGGCTTCTCGCGAAACGACAATTCCCCGAGGATCTCGTTCACGGACGCGACGTTGCTCTCCATCGTGTCGGAGCTTCCGTCGACTACGTGAAGGAGGAGGTCCGCCTCCCCGATCCCCTCGAGGGTCGCGAGGAACGCTTGCCGCAGCTCGGCCGGAAGATCGTGGATGAATCCCACCGTGTCGACGAGGATCGCCTCCCTGCCCCCGGGAAGATGGATTTTCCGGGCGGTGGGATCCAGCGTCGCAAAGAGCTGGTCCGCCACGAAGACGTCCGCCCCGGTGAGCCGGTTGAAGAGGGTCGATTTCCCCGCATTGGTGTACCCGACCAGGGCGACCACCGGGAACCCGACTTCCCGGCGCCTCTGGTAATGAAGCGAACGCGTCCTGCGCACGGTGGCCAGCTCGCGTTCGAGCTGCCGGATCTGCGTGCGGATGCGGCGGCGATCCTCCTCGAGCTTCTTCTCGCCCGGTCCCCGGGTGCCGATCCCGCCGCCGAGGCGCGACAACTCCTTCCGCCCCCCCGCGAGCCGCCCCAGCCGGAACGACAACTGCGCGAGCTCGACCTGGAGCTTTCCCTCACGGGTGCGCGCCCGGCGGGCGAAGATGTCGAGGATGACCTCCCGCCGGTCGAGGGTCTTCACGTCGAGTTCCTCCTCGAGGAGAGCCTGCTGCTTCGGCTTGAGAAGGTTCTGGAAGACCACCAGGTTCGCCCCCAGCGTTTCGATCTCCTCCTTCAGGCGAACGAGGGTCCCCTTACCGACGATCGTGGCCGGGTTCTCCGAATCGACGCTCTGCACGTGGGACGCCGCAACGGACGCTCCCGCCGCCAGGACGAGATCCTTCAGCTCCTCCATCACCTCGGCGACGTGAAGCACCGCCGCCGGCCCCCGGACCCGCTTCCGGTGGGCGTAGACGAGGAGGGCGCGTTCCTTGCGCGATTCCTTGATCATCCGTGAAGACGCAGGACGTCGTAGCCGAAGCGGCCGCGAAGCTCTCGCGCCAGCTCCAGGGAGGGAGCCACGCCGCATCCGTCGGGCAGGGAGATCACCGCGTCGAACTCCCCGGAACGGATCGCGTGGAGGAACCCCTTCTTGTCCCCCGCGTTGCGGAGGATCGTCTGCCGAAGATCGGCGATGTCCCCGGGATTCATCCGGTCCAGGAGGAGGTGGAAATGCACCGATTTCGCAAGCCGCTCGCGGACGTTCTCCATCCGGAAGACCTCGTCGGCGTGGATCTTGATCCCCTGTTCCTCGAATTTCAATTTGCCGACGAGGAAGACCGGCTCGGGGCTTGCCAGGGTTTCGCGGCTTTCCGGGAGCGTTTTCGGGAAAACGACGACCTCCACCGTCCCCTCGAGATCCTCCAGGGTCCAGGTGGCCATCTTCTCCCCCCGCCGGGTCACCTTTTCCTTCAGTCCGGTGACGAGGCCGCCGATCCGGATCTCCGCGTCGGGCTTCAATGCGTGAAGCTTTCCGGTGGTCGTATTCGCGTACAGGGCGATCTCCCCGGCGAACGAGTCCATCGGATGTCCGGTGATGTAGAAGCCCAGCGTCTCCTTCTCGAAGGTGAGCCGGTCCCGGCGGGTCCACGAAGGCGCCGGGGCTTCCCCTTTCCGTTCCCGTTTCCGGGGCGTTCCCCCGGACGCTTCCCCGAAGAGCGCGAACTGCCCGGACTCGCGCCTCCGGACCTCCGCCTGCGCCTCCTCGAGCAGGGAGGGAAGGTCCCCGAAGATCTTGCCGCGATCCGGGTCGAGGGAGTCGAGCGCTCCGGATTTGATCAGGCTCTCCACCGCACGCTTGTTCACCTTCCGCAGGTCGACCCGGGACAGGAGGTCGCCGACGGAGCGGAAGGGGTTCTCCGTGCGGGCCTCGATGATGGCGTCGATCGCGGAGGCCCCGAGTCCCTTGATCGCGGAAAGTCCGAAGCGGATCGACCGGTCGGAGGGGAAGAAGGCGTAGCGCGATTCGTTCACGTCCGGCGGCAGGATCGGGATCCCCTTCTCCCGGCAATACCCGATGTACCGGATGATCTTGTCCGTGTCCCCGGACTCGGAGGTCATCAGGGCGCTGAAATACTCCACGGGGTAATGCGCCTTCAGGTACGCGGTCTGGTACGCCAGCAGGGCGTATGCGGCGCTGTGGGACTTGTTGAAGCCGTACCCGCCGAACTGCGCCATCAGGTCGAAGATCGCGGCCGCCTTCGCATCGGGGATTCCGTTCTTCTTCGCCCCGTCCAGGAAGTGGACCTTCTGCCGCTCCATCAGGGCGTCGTCCTTTTTCCCCATCGCCTTCCGGAGTACGTCGGCCTCGCCCAGCGTGAAACCGGCCAGCGCCTTGGCGATCTCCATCACCTGCTCCTGGTAGACGATGACGCCGTACGTGTCCCCGAGGATCTCCTTCAGCTGGGGAAGGAGGAACTCCGCCTTCCGCCTCCCGTGCCGCCGTTCCACGAAATCATCCGCCATTCCGCTCTGGAGGGGGCCGGGGCGGTGCAGCGCGACCATGTCGATCAGGTGGTTGAACTGGTCAGGCTTCAGGTTCTTGACGAGCTTGGTGAACCCCGGGCTCTCCGCCTGGAAGACCCCCACCGTGTCGCCGCGCCCCAGCACCTCGTACGTTTCCGGGTCGGTAAGCTCCAGGGCGTTCGGATCGATCTCGATCCCCCGGAGTTCCTTCAGAAGTTTCAGCGTGTCGTCGATGGCGGTGAGCGTGCGCAAGCCGAGGAAGTCGAACTTGACGAGCCCCACCCGCGCGGTCGGGTCCATCCCGTACTGCGTCGTGATCTCGCCGGTGGCTTGCCGGTACAGGGGAGAAAAGTCCGTGATCGGCCGGTTGGCGATCACCACCGCCGAGGCGTGGGTCCCGGCGTGCCTGCTGCGTCCCTCGATCTCCCCCGCGAAGCGGAAGAGGTCCGCGATCTTCGGGTTCGCGTCGATCATTTCCCGGAAACGCGGCTCCGCCTTCAGCGCATTCTCGACCGTCATCTTGAGGTCCGGCGGGATCATCTTGGCGATCCGGTCGACCTCGGCGTACGGCATCTCGAGGACCCTTCCGACGTCGCGTACGGCGCCCCTGGGCTTCCAGGTCCCGAACGTGATGAGCTGTGCGACGTTCTCCTTCCCGTACTTGCGCTGGACGTACGCGATCACTTCCTCGCGCCGGTTCTTGCAGAAGTCGCAGTCGATGTCGGGGATGCTCACCCGCTCGGGGTTCAGGAACCGCTCGAAGAGGAGCTTGTACCGGATCGGATCGACCTCGGTGATCCGGACGCAGAACGCGACCAGGCTCCCCGCCGCGCTGCCGCGGCCCGGCCCCACCGGGATCCGTTCGTCCTTCGCCCATCCGATGAAGTCGGCGACGATCAGGAAGTAGCTCGCGAACCCGGTCTTCGCGATGACGGAGAGCTCGTACGCGAGGCGGTTTCGATATTCCCCGACGAGCGCCTCCGGCATCGGCCCTTCCCGGCTCGACCGCTCCTCCAGCCGGCGCTCGAGACCCGCGACCGCCATCTCCCGCAGCTTCCCGTCCGCGGTGACGCCCGGGGGCAGGGGAACCTCGGGGATCATGTTCACCCCGAGCTCGATCTTCACGTTGCACCGCTCGGCGATCGCCAGCGTGTTGGCGAGCGCGTCGGGGGCGACGTGCCCGAACGCCCGCTCGAACTCCTCGGCGGTCTTCACGTAGAACTGGTCCGAGCCGAACCGCATCCGGGTCGGATCGGAGATCGTCTTCCCCGTCTGCAGGCAGAGAAGGATCTCCTGGAGCTTGTCGTCCCCGGGATTGAGATAATGGCAGTCGTTCGTCGCGACCAGCGGGGTCCCGGTCCGCCGCGCCAGTGCGATCAGGAGCGGGTTCATCTTCGCCTGGTCAGGAAGCCCGTTGTCCTGGATCTCGAGGTAGAATCGCCCGTCGGGGAAGATCGACTTGTACTCTTCCAGCACCTCGAGGGCCTTCGCCTCGCCCTCGGTTCCCATCGCGAACGGGACCTCGCCTTGCAGGCACGCCGACGTGGCGATCAGCCCCTCCGAATATTTCCTCAGCAGCTCCTTGTCGACCCTCGGCTTGTAGTAGAAGCCTTCCGTGTGGGCAAGCGAGGAGAGCCGAAGCAGGTTCCGATACCCGGTCCCGTTTTCGGCCAGCAGGATCAGGTGGTAGGCGTATTCGCCGGTCGGAGCGACTTTCCGCTCCATTCGGGATCCCGGGGCGACGTACATCTCCGTCCCGATGATCGGCTTCACGCCGCCCTTCAGCGCTTCCTCGTAGAATTCGATCGTCCCCATCATGCCGCCGTGATCGGTGACGGCGACGGCGGGCATCGAAAGCTTCTTCGCGCGCGCGATCAGCGGCTTGAACTGGATCGTCCCGTCGAGGAGGCTGTATTCCGAATGGAGATGGAGGTGGACGAAGCTCTTCATTCCCACTCGATGGTGCCCGGGGGCTTCGAAGAGATGTCGTACGCGACGCGGTTGATCCCCTTCACCTCGTTGATGATCCGGGTGGAAATCCGCTGCAGCACGTCGTACGGAAGCCGGACCCAGTCGGCGGTCATCCCGTCCTGGCTGTGGACGGCCCGAACGGCGGCGACGTTTTCATAGGTCCGGAAATCCCCCATCACGCCGACCGTCTTGATCGGCAGGAGGACGGCGAACGACTGCCAGATCGACTCGTAGAGCCCCGCCGCCCGGATCTCCGCGTCGACGATCGCGTCGGCCTCGCGCAGGATCCGCAGCCGCTCTTCGGTGACCGGCCCGATGATCCGGACCGCGAGGCCCGGCCCGGGAAACGGCTGCCGCTCGAGGACGCGTGACGGCACTCCGAGCTCGCGCCCCAGTTCGCGGACCTCGTCCTTGAACAGTTCGCGCAGCGGCTCGACGAGCTTGAGGTTCATGCGTTCCGGCAGGCCGCCCACGTTGTGGTGGGACTTGATGACGGCGGAGGGCCCCTTGAACGACACGCTCTCGATCACGTCCGGGTAGAGGGTCCCCTGCGCGAGAAAGCCGACGCCCGGGATCTTCCCGGCCTCCTCCTCGAAGACGCGAATGAAGAGCTCCCCGATGATCTTCCGTTTCCGCTCCGGATCTTCCACGCCGGCGAGCGCATCGAGGAAGCGAGCGGAAGCGTCGACGAAATCGAGCCGCAGCCCGATCGCGTCGCGGAAGGTGCGGACGACCTCCTCCGCCTCCCCGCCGCGCAGCAGCCCGTTGTCGACGAAGATGCAGGTGAGACGGTCGCCGATCGCCTTGTGCAGGAGCACCGCCGCGACGGACGAGTCGACCCCCCCGGAGAGCCCGAGGACGACCGCCTCCGTCCCCGTCTTCTCGCGGATCTTCTTCACGCTGCTCTCGACGAAGGAGTGCATCGTCCAGTCCGCGGAAAGCCCGCAGACGCGGAACAGGAAGTTGGCGAGGATCTCCGTACCCCGCGGAGTGTGGACGACCTCGGGGTGGAACTGCACGCCGAAGATCGTCCCCTCGTGGTTCGACATCGCCGCCACCGGCGAGCTCTCCGACCGCGCGATGGAGGTGAACCCCTTCGGCAGTTCGTCGATCCGGTCCCCGTGGCTCATCCAGACCGGGATCTCCATGTCGTGGCGGAACTCCTCGATCCCGAGGAAGAGGGGGCTCCCCCATTGCCCGCGGATGGCGGCGACCCCGTACTCCCGGTCCTCCGACCGGCCGACCTTGCCGCCCAGAAGGTCCGCGATCAGCTGCATCCCGTAGCAGATCCCCAGGACGGGGATCCCCAGTTCGAGCACCTCCCGGGGGATCCGGGGCGCATCCGCGTCGTAGACGCTGGACGGCCCGCCGGAGAGGATGATCCCCGCCGGCGCGAATTCCCGCACGAACTCCGCCCCCACGTTGAAGGGGTGGATCTCGCTGTAGACGCGCTGCTCCCGCACGCGCCGCGCGATCAGCATCGTGTACTGCGATCCGAAATCGAGTATGAGGATCTTCCCGCTCAACGCGCTACTCCACCCGATAGTTCGGGGCTTCCTTGGTGATGATCACGTCGTGGACGTGGCTCTCGCGCAGGCCGGCCGGGGTGATCTTCAGGAAACTCGCCCGTTTCTGCAGCTCCGCGATGTCCCGCGCTCCCACGTATCCCATCCCCGCCTTCAACCCGCCCACGAGCTGGAAGACGACGGCCGCCAGGGATCCCCGGTTGGGAACGCGTCCTTCGATCCCCTCGGGGACGAGCTTGCTCTCCGTCTCGACGTGGGACTGGAAATACCGGTCCTTGCTTCCCTTCTTCATCGCCTCCAGCGACCCCATCCCGCGGTACACCTTGTAGGAGCGGCCCTGGTACAGGATCATCTCGCCCGGGCTCTCCTCGGTCCCCGCGAAGAGGGAGCCGATCATCACGGAAGAGGCGCCCGCCGCCATCGCCTTCGTGATGTCCCCGGAATATTTGATGCCGCCGTCCGCCATGACGGTGACCCCTTTCCTCTTCGCCGCCTTGGCGCAACGCATGATCGCCGTGAACTGCGGTACCCCGACGCCCGCCACGACGCGGGTCGTGCAGATCGATCCCGGACCGACGCCCACCTTGACGGCGTCGACCCCGGCCTTGATCAGCGCCTCGGTCCCCTCGCCCGTGGCGACGTTCCCGGCGATCATCCGCACCCCGCGGAAGGTCGTGCGGATCGCCTTGACGATCCGCAATACGTCCCGCGAATGCCCGTGCGCCGTGTCGACGCAGACGATGTCCACGCCCACCTTGAGGAGCTTCTGGACCCGCTCCTCCCAACCGGACACGCTGATCGCCGCGCCGACGCGCAGCCTTCCGAGGGAGTCCTTGCAGGCGTTGGGATACTTCGTGATCTTCAGGATGTCCTTGATCGTGATGAGTCCCTTGAGGTTGTTCCGCCCGTCCACCACGAGAAGCTTCTCGATCCGGTTCCGGTGGAGGATCTCGCGGGCCTGCTCGAGCGTCGTCCCCACGGGCACGGTTACCAGGTCGTCCTTCGTCATCACGCTGCGGATCGGCTGCTCGAAATTCGTCTCGAATCGCAGGTCGCGGTTGGTGAGGATTCCGACGAGCTTCCCGTCCCGGGTGACCGGCAGCCCCGAGATCCGGTACTTCTTCATCACTTCGAGGGCCTCGACGACGCGCTGGTCGGGATCGACCGTGATCGGGTCGGAGATCATGCCGCTCTCGGACTTCTTCACCCGGTCCACCTCGGTCGCCTGCTCGTCCGGGGTGTTGTTCCGGTGGATGATCCCGATCCCCCCTTCGCGGGCCATGGCGATGGCGGTTTCCGCCTCGGTGACCGTGTCCATCGCGGCGGACACGAGCGGGATGTTCAGCCGGATGTCGGGGGTGAGGTTGACGGTCACGTCGACATCCTTCGGGATCACGGCGGACTCCGCCGGGATCAGCAGCACGTCGTCGAACGTCAACCCTTCCACCATTCCTCCCGGCGATGGAACCACCGTTTTCTTTTTCATCCGTCCTCTCCCCCGTTTCGTCCGATTCCCGCGAGGATCCCCTCGAGGAGCCCGGCGTCGCTCACCGTCACCCTGTTCACGCGGAATCGCTCCATTGCCGCAACGATCAACAGCGCCCCGGGAACGACATACCGTTCCCGGCCCTTCTCCATCCCCGGCACGCGCAGCCGCTCCGTCTCCGTCATCCGTCCGAGCCGGTCGGCCCATCTCCTGACGGCCGCCCCGGAAAGCGCCGAGCCGTTGATCCGGTCCGGGTCGTAGCGGGTCATCCCCCGCTCCATCGCGGCCAGCGTGGTGAACGTCCCCGCCGTGCCGATCAAGCGATGAAATACCCTGCGGCCGAACCGCCGCAGCCCGTCCTCGATCCTCCCCGCGGCGTAGTACGACACGGCGCGAAGCTCCCACGACTTCGGCGGATCCGACAGCGGCAGCAGGGTGGACAGGACGACCACCCCCGTCGGAAGGGAGATCGATTCCCCTTCCCGGGGTCCGACGACGAACTCGGTGCTTCCCCCGCCGATGTCCATCGCCACGTCACCCGGCCTGCCCGCTACCGCTTGCCGGATCCCGTCCCAGGCGAGCCGCGCTTCCTCGGCCGGGTCGATCACCTCGATGTCGATCCCCTCGCCCGCGGCCGCTTCGAGGAAGGCGTCGCGGTTTTCGGCATCCCGCAAACAGGCGGTGCCGCACGCCCGGTACGACGCGATCCGCGTCCGCCCCATCTCGCGGCGGAATGCCCGAAGGACCCGGATCCCCTCCTCGAACTCCGCCTCTCCGATCCTGCCGGTTTCCCGCAGGCGTCGTCCCAGGCCGACGATCGACCGCCGCCGGGAGACGGGGACGGTACGCCGCCCGCTACGCTCCGCTACGAGCATCCGGATCGTGTTCGTCCCGATGTCGATCGCCGCCAGTCGAGGCACCCGATTCCCCTTCCTCTTTCTCCGGGATGGACCCCTCCCTGCCCGTACGTTCCAGAACTCCGATGACGCTGGCCCCGTACAGGTACGCCGCCGCGAAGAGGTAAGCAACGAGTATAAAACAAATGATGCTGAACAAGGAACCGTAAAGAAGATTCAACTTGCTGAATTTCCTGATGTAAAAGATGAAGCCGAACCGGATGCCCTGCAGCAGCCCGAGGAAGATCACGGTCCCGATGAACGCGTTGCGCAGCCGGATTCTTCCCGGGGAGAGGTACCGGTAGCTCAGCACGCTCCCCAGCACCATGATGTCGACGAGGATCACATCCGCGACGAGCTGCATGAAGCCCCGGAACGCGTGGTCCACCTGCGCGGACATTCCCTTCGTGAGGTAGAAGATCCCCTCCCAAAGAGGCGGCACGACGATCGCCGCGGCGGTCAGCACGATGAGGACTACCACTAAGACGACGTGGAACGCGAGGGAGCGCCAGATCCGCTTCTGGCGCTTGCGCATCATCATCACGGAGAGCGACGTGTGAACCGCGTCGGTCACGGAGAAGGAGGTGAAGAGGAGCAGCACCATTCCCAGGATCCCGAAGGCGCTCCCCGCCGCCATCAGGTGCCGAAGGTTCGGCACGACCACGCGCGCGCCGTACGGGAACGTGTTTCGCAAAAGCTCCGTGAGCTGCTCGAACGGGAGATCGCTCTGTCCGATGATCCACCCGGTGGCTGCGAAGGCGATGAACAGGACCGGGATCGCGGAGAGCAGGATGTTGAACGCGATGGAGGCGCTGTAAACCGGACCGTGGTTGCGGAAGAAGATCGCCGCTCCCTCCGCGACG is drawn from bacterium and contains these coding sequences:
- the infC gene encoding translation initiation factor IF-3, with protein sequence MAKESRINEQIQVPEVRLVGPEGEQLGVVKTSEALQNARAQDLDLVEVAPMAVPPVCRIMDFGKFKYITSKREQEARKKQTVIQVKEIKVRPKTEEHDLNTKLKHIRRFLEEGDKVKVTVRFRGRELAYASQSGFEVLKHIVEAIADIAKVESAPKMEGKTMMAIVSPTVHKKKPVGGGEKPQATTASPKAAPTAAPTAANAPPAQKREG
- the thrS gene encoding threonine--tRNA ligase yields the protein MTLFELARKEGKAKVAIAARVDGVVKDLSSTLPDGAQVEWVLPSDADGVEILRHSTAHVMAAAVKELFPGALITIGPAIENGFYYDFDVETPFTPEDLVRIEERMREIVKADRPFVREEATKEQARALFPGEPYKEELLADIPDSTVSLYRMGNFLDLCRGPHVPGTGRIGAFHLMNTAGAYWRGDSKNRMLTRIYGVAFASKKDLDEHLRILEEIKKRDHRKIGRELDLFSVTDDIGPGLILWHPKGSVVRRVMEDFWRDEHAKAGYDLVFSPHIARLDLWRISGHTDFYRQAMFSPIDIEGQEYQLKPMNCPFHIQIYKSRMRSYRDLPIRYAELGTVYRYEPSGTLHGLLRVRGFTQDDAHLFLRPDQLDEEIFTLLDFTLFVLRSFGFERYDVYLSTRPEKYAGELDQWELAETALRKALERKGLPFEVDPGEGVFYGPKIDIKIKDMLGRSWQCSTIQVDFNNPERFDATYVADDGTPRRAIMIHRALMGSLERFFGVLVEHYAGAFPVWLAPVQADVVPVTEKQNAFAGEVVARLRAGGFRAEGDYRNEKLGYKIRESQVNKVPYALVVGEREAEAQMVSPRRRGGEQLPPMPIEAFIERLRGEAVNRTE
- a CDS encoding DUF512 domain-containing protein; the encoded protein is MREVAGEGSSWIGVGVESVSQGSPAARAGIVRGDRILSVSGRPVEDLLDLHFLTSRNRFTLAWRDASGAERTGRFRLGGEAPGISPEPIRVRRCRNRCMFCFVHQLPKGLRRTLYVKDEDVRLSFLHGQYVTFSDLSEAEAEKIVRYRLSPLYVSIHTTDPDLRRRMLGNPRAADVMRVMRRLIRAGIVLHGQIVVCPGINDGAELERSLRELSGLRPGLRTVAVVPVGLTSHRAGLPPLRPVTRGQARETLDLLRALGRGPGKSADGEPFAVAADEYYLLAGRDVPGRRSYGSFAQIENGVGLVRRFLDEAASLFRRNRWPEGASGGTVVTGRSASRLVAGFLGEFSSRAGTRFAPAAVVNHLMGESVTVTGLLGGNDIASAVRGKVRGTLYIPSVTLRDAGDLFLDGLSPEEVSRRTGAPVVLFEPTPRGFLDAVYSRNRPEYH
- a CDS encoding CDP-alcohol phosphatidyltransferase family protein; translated protein: MVPPSARDRFDEARLINFANGLTAARVLLVPYFAYLLISGRGKAALLVFAVCGVTDALDGLLARWLRQRTLVGALLDPIADKLLMATAFIVLSYVHIVPLRLAVMVISRDIFIIVGSFLYLLLLDTSDIRPTALSKANTAVQILTVIYFLAVAAFPAEAMALEAGSRSLPSRAVTMLCASTTVISGLQYLYIGIRKLSDA
- the hflX gene encoding GTPase HflX, coding for MIKESRKERALLVYAHRKRVRGPAAVLHVAEVMEELKDLVLAAGASVAASHVQSVDSENPATIVGKGTLVRLKEEIETLGANLVVFQNLLKPKQQALLEEELDVKTLDRREVILDIFARRARTREGKLQVELAQLSFRLGRLAGGRKELSRLGGGIGTRGPGEKKLEEDRRRIRTQIRQLERELATVRRTRSLHYQRRREVGFPVVALVGYTNAGKSTLFNRLTGADVFVADQLFATLDPTARKIHLPGGREAILVDTVGFIHDLPAELRQAFLATLEGIGEADLLLHVVDGSSDTMESNVASVNEILGELSFREKPVILLMNKRDLCLPGSPPQEGALSISAKSGEGIPELLTQVERELWFHRPQEIGSTKPA